Proteins from a genomic interval of Paenibacillus sp. RC334:
- the rplD gene encoding 50S ribosomal protein L4 translates to MPKVALFNISGSQVGEIELNDAVFGIEPNKHVLHDAVVMQLASLRQGTHKVKGRSEVRGGGRKPWKQKGTGRARQGSIRAPQWVGGGTVFGPTPRSYAYKLPKKVRRLAIKSALSSKVIENEIIVLDALTLNGPKTKEFAAILNNLKADRKALIVAPSYDDNVALSARNIPGVKFVAADGINVLDVLGHDKLIITKEAVQKVEEVLA, encoded by the coding sequence ATGCCAAAAGTAGCACTTTTTAATATTAGCGGCAGCCAAGTTGGCGAAATTGAATTGAACGACGCAGTATTCGGTATCGAACCGAATAAACACGTTCTTCATGACGCTGTTGTTATGCAATTGGCTTCCCTGCGTCAAGGTACTCACAAAGTAAAAGGACGTTCTGAAGTACGTGGTGGCGGACGTAAGCCTTGGAAACAAAAAGGTACTGGCCGCGCTCGTCAAGGTTCGATCCGTGCGCCGCAATGGGTTGGTGGCGGTACTGTATTTGGTCCGACTCCACGCAGCTATGCTTACAAATTGCCTAAAAAGGTTCGTCGCTTGGCGATTAAATCGGCTTTGTCTTCCAAAGTGATTGAGAATGAAATCATCGTATTGGACGCTCTTACACTGAACGGACCTAAAACGAAAGAATTCGCAGCCATTTTGAACAACCTTAAAGCTGACCGTAAAGCATTGATCGTAGCTCCTAGCTATGATGATAATGTGGCCCTGTCCGCTCGTAATATTCCTGGTGTGAAGTTTGTAGCCGCAGACGGCATTAATGTTCTTGACGTGCTTGGACACGACAAACTGATCATTACGAAGGAAGCAGTTCAGAAGGTAGAGGAGGTGCTCGCGTAA